One Myxococcus stipitatus DNA segment encodes these proteins:
- a CDS encoding AzlC family ABC transporter permease → MGTVDRALVRDVSAIALASGVVGISFGALAVAAGMPVWLALFMSVVVFAGGSQFVAVGVVAAGGSPVAAVFAGLLLNARHLPFGLAVADVLGRRWPTRLLGAHLMVDESVAFALAQPDPARRRAAYWWCSGLLFVGWNLGVTVGSVAGSAVGDPATLGLDAAFPASLLALLLPGLLPPRKTSDAAPPVDGAGAEDKAARARRVALVGAVIALATTPFLPAGVPILLALLAVGVALR, encoded by the coding sequence ATGGGAACCGTGGATCGCGCCCTGGTGCGCGACGTGTCGGCCATCGCGCTGGCGTCGGGCGTGGTGGGAATTTCGTTCGGGGCGTTGGCGGTGGCGGCGGGGATGCCCGTCTGGCTGGCGCTCTTCATGTCGGTGGTGGTGTTCGCGGGAGGCTCGCAGTTCGTGGCGGTGGGGGTGGTGGCGGCGGGAGGCAGCCCGGTGGCGGCGGTGTTCGCGGGGTTGTTGCTCAACGCGCGGCACCTGCCCTTCGGGCTGGCGGTGGCGGACGTGCTGGGGCGCAGGTGGCCCACGCGGCTGTTGGGGGCGCACCTGATGGTGGACGAGTCGGTGGCGTTCGCGCTGGCGCAGCCCGACCCGGCGCGGCGGCGCGCGGCCTACTGGTGGTGCAGCGGGCTGTTGTTCGTCGGCTGGAACCTGGGCGTGACGGTGGGCAGCGTGGCGGGCAGCGCGGTGGGAGACCCCGCGACGCTGGGGCTCGACGCGGCCTTCCCCGCGAGCCTGTTGGCGCTGCTCCTGCCCGGCCTCCTGCCGCCCCGGAAGACCTCCGACGCGGCGCCTCCGGTCGATGGGGCCGGGGCGGAGGACAAGGCGGCCCGGGCCCGCCGGGTGGCGCTGGTGGGGGCGGTCATCGCCCTGGCCACCACGCCTTTCCTTCCCGCGGGGGTCCCCATCCTGCTCGCGCTTCTGGCCGTGGGAGTGGCCCTGCGATGA
- a CDS encoding AzlD domain-containing protein gives MTLYSILVLAAGTYAFRLAGPLLSDRLQVSARAQELMSLATIAMLSALVATATLTAQGGFAGWARPAGVLVGALLAWKRLPFVVVVAAAALTAAGLRLAGVP, from the coding sequence ATGACCCTGTACTCGATTCTCGTGCTCGCCGCGGGCACGTATGCCTTCCGCCTCGCGGGGCCGTTGTTGAGCGATCGCCTCCAGGTGTCGGCGCGCGCGCAGGAGCTGATGTCGTTGGCCACCATCGCGATGCTGTCGGCGCTCGTGGCGACGGCGACGCTGACGGCGCAGGGCGGGTTCGCGGGCTGGGCCCGCCCCGCGGGCGTGCTGGTGGGCGCGCTGCTGGCCTGGAAGCGGCTGCCCTTCGTGGTCGTGGTGGCGGCGGCGGCGCTCACGGCCGCGGGGCTGCGGCTGGCCGGCGTACCCTAG